In one window of Megalops cyprinoides isolate fMegCyp1 chromosome 24, fMegCyp1.pri, whole genome shotgun sequence DNA:
- the LOC118771566 gene encoding low choriolytic enzyme-like translates to MSPAFVITLTFTLLCVAHCYPSLAYNSFEKEDLSVSAIIEKANRNIGQKLDKPLIVFGDISVTGGLHNADPCTSSKCKWIKSPNGKVYVPYEISNTYSTSEVSIIRQSLESFTFSTCIRFIPWNNKDKDYLYIMSHDGCFSSIGRQGGLQLLSLNQKGCLHRHVIQHELLHALGFHHEHVRSDRDKHIEILFENIEPDEQHNFNKVNTNNLGTPYDYNSVMQYERYAFSKNGKPTMIPKPNENVEIGKAKKMSPNDILRVNKLYECCLIRVVPAACNDSEPQPGFVPPGR, encoded by the exons ATGTCTCCTGCCTTTGTGATCACCCTCACcttcactctgctctgtgtggcACACTGTTACCCCTCTCTG GCCT ACAACAGCTTTGAAAAGGAAGACCTTTCTGTTTCAGCCATAATCGAGAAAGCTAACAGGAACATTG GGCAAAAGCTTGATAAGCCACTCATCGTGTTTGGAGACATTTCTGTTACTGGTGGGCTGCATAACGCTGACCCCTGCACATCCAGTAAATGCAAATGGATCAAGTCTCCCAATGGGAAAGTTTACGTGCCCTACGAGATCTCCAACACGTACT CAACAAGCGAGGTGAGCATCATTCGACAGAGCTTGGAGTCCTTTACCTTCTCCACCTGCATCAGATTCATCCCCTGGAACAACAAGGACAAAGACTATTTGTACATTATGAGTCACGATGG GTGCTTCTCTTCCATTGGGCGACAAGGTGGTTTACAGTTGTTGTCCCTGAATCAGAAGGGCTGCCTCCATCGCCACGTGATCCAACACGAGCTCCTGCATGCCCTCGGCTTTCATCACGAGCACGTGCGCAGCGACCGAGACAAGCACATCGAAATCCTCTTTGAGAACATCGAACCTG ATGAGCAGCACAATTTTAACAAAGTCAACACCAACAACCTTGGGACTCCGTATGACTACAACTCAGTGATGCAGTATGAGAG GTATGCCTTCTCCAAAAATGGAAAACCCACCATGATTCCAAAACCGAATGAAAACGTGGAAATTGGGAAAGCCAAAAAGATGAGTCCCAATGACATTCTGCGAGTCAACAAGCTGTACGAGTGCT GCTTGATCCGGGTCGTGCCAGCAGCCTGCAATGACAGCGAGCCACAAcctggctttgttccaccagggaGGTAG
- the LOC118771567 gene encoding low choriolytic enzyme-like, translated as MSPAFVITLTFTLLCVAHCYPSLRMFSRTVAEKEDSQDSDHIHHLKLNNSFEKEDLSVSAIIEKANRNIGQKLDKPLIVFGDISVTGGLHNADPCTSSKCKWIKSPNGKVYVPYKISKKYSTSEVSIIRQSLESFTFSTCIRFIPWNNKDKDYLYIMSHDGCFSSIERQGGLQLLSLNQKGCLHRHVIQHELLHALGFHHEHVRSDRDKHIEILFENIEPDEQHNFNKVNTNNLGTPYDYNSVMQYERYAFSKNGKPTMIPKPNENVEIGKAKKMSPNDILRVNKLYECSKKEGAVFAW; from the exons ATGTCTCCTGCCTTTGTGATCACCCTCACcttcactctgctctgtgtggcACACTGTTACCCCTCTCTG CGGATGTTCTCCAGGACAGTGGCCGAAAAAGAAGACAGCCAAGACTCTGACCATATCCACCATCTGAAATTAA ACAACAGCTTTGAAAAGGAAGACCTTTCTGTTTCAGCCATAATCGAGAAAGCTAACAGGAACATTG GGCAAAAGCTTGATAAGCCACTCATCGTGTTTGGAGACATTTCTGTTACTGGTGGGCTGCATAACGCTGACCCCTGCACATCCAGTAAATGCAAATGGATCAAGTCTCCCAATGGGAAAGTTTACGTGCCCTACAAGATCTCCAAAAAGTACT CAACAAGCGAGGTGAGCATCATTCGACAGAGCTTGGAGTCCTTTACCTTCTCCACCTGCATCAGATTCATCCCCTGGAACAACAAGGACAAAGACTATTTGTACATTATGAGTCACGATGG GTGCTTCTCGTCCATTGAGCGACAAGGTGGTTTACAGTTGTTGTCCCTGAATCAGAAGGGCTGCCTCCATCGCCACGTGATCCAACACGAGCTCCTGCATGCCCTCGGCTTTCATCACGAGCACGTGCGCAGCGACCGAGACAAGCACATCGAAATCCTCTTTGAGAACATCGAACCTG ATGAGCAGCACAATTTTAACAAAGTCAACACCAACAACCTTGGGACTCCGTATGACTACAACTCAGTGATGCAGTATGAGAG GTATGCCTTCTCCAAAAATGGAAAACCCACCATGATTCCAAAACCGAATGAAAACGTGGAAATTGGGAAAGCCAAAAAGATGAGTCCCAATGACATTCTGCGAGTCAACAAGCTGTACGAGTGCT